GCGCCGCCCGTCGTGGGTGCGCATCGCCGCCTCCAGGCCCGCCCGGCCGATCCAGGCGCCGCTGCCGCAGTCGCCCAGGAGATGCCCCCAGCCGTCGGCCCGGCGCCAGGCCACCAGATCCGTACCGAGCGCGATCATGCCCGTGCCGCCCGCGACGACCGCGCCGGGCTTCTGCCCGAGCGCCCCGGCGTACGCGGTGACGGCGTCGGCCGCGAGCGCGAGCCGTCGCACGCCCCACGCCGCGGCGAAGGCGCCGGGCAGCTCCGCCCGCAGCTCGTCCCCGAGCGTCGCCATCCCGGCGGCGCCCACGGCCACGGCGAGGACCGGCCGGCCGGCGGCGGCCCCCGTCGCGGCGCGCTCCCGCAGTGCCCGGACGGCAGGAACGACCTGCTCCAGGAAGTGGGCCGCCGAGATTCCGCCCGGTCCGGTCCGGACCGGTTCCCGTGAGGCGAGGGTGTCGAGGACGGTGCCGTCCGCCGCCTCGGCCAGGGCGATCCGCAGCCCCGAGCCGCCGGAGTCGACGCCGACGACCAGCCCTTCGGAGGGATCGTCCACGGGGGGTTCGGTCACGGAAGCCACGGTGCACCGTCCTGGCGTGAGGGGGACAAGGGGCGGGCGAGTGGCGGGAGTCTAGGGGGTGTCCTGCGGATCGGGCCGGACCGGGGTGTCACTGTAGGCCGGTAGAGTGACGGACCGTGACAGCGCGACCCTTGAACGAACTGGTGGAGCCCGGCTGGGCGGAGGCCTTGAGCCCCGTCGCGGGCCGTGTGGCGGAGATGGGCGACTTCCTGCGCGCGGAGATCGCCGCGGGCCGGACGTACCTGCCGTCCGGGGCGAACGTCCTGCGGGCTTTTCAACAGCCCTTCGACGAGGTGCGGGTACTGATCGTGGGTCAGGATCCCTACCCGACACCGGGGATGGCGATCGGGCTCAGCTTCGCGGTCGCACCCGAGATCCGCTCGCTGCCGGGCAGCCTGGAGAACATCTACCGCGAGCTGAACACCGACCTCGGTCTGCCCCGGCCGTCGAACGGCGATCTGACCCCGTGGACCCGTCAGGGCGTCCTGCTCCTGAACAGGGCACTGACCACGGCCCCGCGGAAGCCGGCCGCCCACCGCGGCAAGGGCTGGGAAGAGGTGACGGAGCAGGCCATCCGCGCCCTGGCCGCCCGGGGCAAGCCCCTGGTGTCCATCCTGTGGGGCAGGGACGCCCGTAACGCCCGGCCGCTCCTCGGGAACCTCCCGGCGATCGAGTCGGCGCACCCGTCCCCGATGTCCGCGGACCGCGGCTTCTTCGGTTCCCGCCCCTTCAGCCGCGCCAACGAACTCCTCCTGGACCAGGGCGCCCAGCCCGTGGACTGGCGTCTGCCCTGATCCCTGATCGCTGATCCCTGATCCGTACGCGGCGAGCGGGCCCAGGCGGTCAGATCACCGCGGCCCGCACGCACAGGACGTCCGGAAGGTGCTCCGCGAGGAGTCGCCAGCTCTCCCCGTCGTCGGCGCTCGCGTACAGCTCGCCGTTGCGGTTGCCGAAGTAGACGCCCGCCGGGTCCGCGTCGTCCGTGCAGAGCGCGTCCCGCAGCACCGTGCCGTAGTGGTCGCCCTCGGGCAGCCCGCGGGACAGCGGCTCCCAGGTGGCCCCTGCGTCGCTCGTCCGGTAGACCCGGCAGCGGCGGCCCGCCGGGACGCGGTCCGAGTCCGCCGTGATGGGGAAGACGTAGGCGGTGTCCGGGCGGTGCGGGTGGGCGGCGACCGCGAAGCCGAAGTCGGAGGGGAGCCCGGCGCCGATGTCGGACCAGCTGCCGCCCGCGTCGTCGCTGCGGAACACGCCCCAGTGGTTCTGCAGGTACAGCCGGTCCTTGTCGCCCGCGTCCTGGGCGATCTTGTGCACGCACTGCCCGAACTCCGGGTCCGGGTCGGGCAGGAAGACCGCGGACACCCCGTGGTTGGACGGCTCCCACGCGGCCCCGCCGTCACGGGAGCGGAACACCCCCGCGGTCGACACCGCGACGGTCAGCGCGTCCGGGTCGCGAGGGTCGGTGACGACGGTGTGCACGGCTTCGCCGCCTCCGCCGGGCACCCAGCGCGAGCGGGTCGGATGCTCCCAGAGCGGACGGACGAGGTCGAAGGACTCCCCGCCGTCCGCGGAGCGGAACAGCGCCGCCGGTTCCGTCCCCGCGTACACGACGTCGGGGGAGTGCTCGGGCGCCGGGTGCAGCTGCCAGACGCGCTCCAGCGAGGCCCCGGTGTCCTCGGGGAACTTCACCGCCGGCCGTGCCGGCTCGGTCCAGCTCTTGCCGAGGTCGTCGGAGTGGAAGACGGACGGTCCCCAGTGGGCGCTGTCGCCGCCCACGAGCAGGCGCGGGGCGGGCCGCCGGGTGTCGATCGCGACCGAGTAGACGGCCTGCGCCGGGAACGCCGGATCGTCGAACTCCCATCGGCCGTCGTGCCGGTGGCCGATGAAGAGCCCCTTGCGGGTGCCTACGGTGAGGAGTACGTCAGGCATGACTGCTACCTCCAGGACGCCGTTGTCGCGGATACGGGCCAGTCTGCACCCGGCCACTGACAACGGCCCCCGGACACACCCGCGCCCCCCCGGGAGACCCTCTCCGCAGGTCGCCCGAGGTCGGCTCGGATCTGCTCAGATCGCCCAGGCGTACGGCGCCGGGGCCTGGATCTCCGCGCCGAGTTCGCGGGCCGCGCGGCGGGCCCAGGAGGCGTCGCGGAGCAGCTCGCGGCCGAGGAGGATCGCGTCGGCCTCGCCGTTGGCGAGGATCTTCTCGGCCTGGTCGCTCTCGGTGATCAGACCGACGGCGGCCACCGGAAGTCCGGTCTCCGCCTTGACGCGGGCGGCGAACGGCACCTGGTAGCCCGGCCCCACGGGGATCCGCGCAGGACCGCCGTTGCCGCCGCTGGAGACGTCGAGGAGGTCGACGCCGTGCTCGCGCAGCAGCGCGGCGAACCGTACGGTCTCGTCGACCGTCCAGCCCTGCTCCTCCAGCCAGTCGGTGGCGGAGATCCGGAAGAAGACGGGCAGTTCCTCGGGCCACACGGCCCGCACCGCGTCGACGACCTCCAGGGCGAGCCGGGTCCGGTTCTCGAAGGAACCGCCGTACTCGTCCGTGCGGTGGTTGCTGTGCGGGGAGAGGAACTCGCCGATGAGGTAGCCGTGGGCGCCGTGCACCTCGACGACCTCGAAGCCGGCGTCCAGCGCGCGGCGGGCCGCGTCCGCGAACTGCCCGGTGATCTCCCGGATGCGCTCCACGGTCAGCTCGGTCGGCACCGGGTAGCCCTCGGCGTACTCGACCGGGCTGGGGCCGACGGGCTGCCAGCCCGGATCGCCCGGCTCGACGGGGCCGCGGCCCTCCCACGGGGGCTTGGTCGAGGCCTTGCGCCCGGCGTGACCGATCTGGATGCCGGGCACGGTGCCGTGCTCCTTGAGGAAGCCCGCGATCCGGCGCAGACCCTCCGTCTGGGTGTCGTTCCACAGACCGAGGTCGGCCGGGCTGATCCGGCCCTCGGGGGCGACGGCGGTCGCCTCGACGAGGATGAGCCCGGCGCCGCCGGTGGCCCGGGAGGCGTAGTGGGCGAAGTGCCAGTCGCCGGCCACACCCGCGTTCGGCCCGGTCATCTCGGCCGAGTACTGGCACATGGGC
The sequence above is a segment of the Streptomyces sp. NBC_01255 genome. Coding sequences within it:
- a CDS encoding N-acetylglucosamine kinase — encoded protein: MTEPPVDDPSEGLVVGVDSGGSGLRIALAEAADGTVLDTLASREPVRTGPGGISAAHFLEQVVPAVRALRERAATGAAAGRPVLAVAVGAAGMATLGDELRAELPGAFAAAWGVRRLALAADAVTAYAGALGQKPGAVVAGGTGMIALGTDLVAWRRADGWGHLLGDCGSGAWIGRAGLEAAMRTHDGRRGGSAALLARAEKLFGPAAGLPGALYPRTDRPAVLASFAPEVAACATSGDPVAADVLVRAAGHVADAAEAVCPADSGALVALTGGLFKMGDPLLAPLRAALAERIPHARAVAPAGDPLAGAVALASALATGTLRLPEDASLLRLFDGETAETTASAQVGGGTEA
- a CDS encoding NADH:flavin oxidoreductase/NADH oxidase, producing MSVALFQPYTLRSLTVPNRVWMAPMCQYSAEMTGPNAGVAGDWHFAHYASRATGGAGLILVEATAVAPEGRISPADLGLWNDTQTEGLRRIAGFLKEHGTVPGIQIGHAGRKASTKPPWEGRGPVEPGDPGWQPVGPSPVEYAEGYPVPTELTVERIREITGQFADAARRALDAGFEVVEVHGAHGYLIGEFLSPHSNHRTDEYGGSFENRTRLALEVVDAVRAVWPEELPVFFRISATDWLEEQGWTVDETVRFAALLREHGVDLLDVSSGGNGGPARIPVGPGYQVPFAARVKAETGLPVAAVGLITESDQAEKILANGEADAILLGRELLRDASWARRAARELGAEIQAPAPYAWAI
- a CDS encoding WD40/YVTN/BNR-like repeat-containing protein → MPDVLLTVGTRKGLFIGHRHDGRWEFDDPAFPAQAVYSVAIDTRRPAPRLLVGGDSAHWGPSVFHSDDLGKSWTEPARPAVKFPEDTGASLERVWQLHPAPEHSPDVVYAGTEPAALFRSADGGESFDLVRPLWEHPTRSRWVPGGGGEAVHTVVTDPRDPDALTVAVSTAGVFRSRDGGAAWEPSNHGVSAVFLPDPDPEFGQCVHKIAQDAGDKDRLYLQNHWGVFRSDDAGGSWSDIGAGLPSDFGFAVAAHPHRPDTAYVFPITADSDRVPAGRRCRVYRTSDAGATWEPLSRGLPEGDHYGTVLRDALCTDDADPAGVYFGNRNGELYASADDGESWRLLAEHLPDVLCVRAAVI
- a CDS encoding uracil-DNA glycosylase, with protein sequence MTARPLNELVEPGWAEALSPVAGRVAEMGDFLRAEIAAGRTYLPSGANVLRAFQQPFDEVRVLIVGQDPYPTPGMAIGLSFAVAPEIRSLPGSLENIYRELNTDLGLPRPSNGDLTPWTRQGVLLLNRALTTAPRKPAAHRGKGWEEVTEQAIRALAARGKPLVSILWGRDARNARPLLGNLPAIESAHPSPMSADRGFFGSRPFSRANELLLDQGAQPVDWRLP